The genomic stretch CCGGGAAGGGATTGACCTGGAGGAAGCCTTCCTCAAGGCCATGGCCAAGTATCGGGAGCGGGACGGAAAGCGCTGGACGCAAAAGGGCTAGAGGCCGTAAAGGGCCCGGTACTTGGCCTCCAGGTAGGCCAGGAAGGGCCCTGCGCTGGGAGGTGCACCGGTCACCCGCTCCACCAGGTCCTTGGGCCGAAAGCGGCTTCCCTCGGCATGGATCTCCTTCCGGGTCCAGTCCAAGAAGGTGCGGAACTCTCCCCGGCGGAACTGGGCCTCGAGGTCCCCAAGCTCCTCCTTTGCCTTCTGGAAGAACTGGGCGGCGTAGAGGTTACCCAGGGTATAGGTGGGGAAGTAGCCGAAAAGCCCCCCAGACCAGTGCACGTCCTGCATCACCCCGTCCTTGTAGTCCTTGGGGGCCACCCCCAGGTACGCCCGGTACCGCTCCGCCCAGGCCCCGGGGAGGTCCTCTAGGGCAAGCTCGCCCCGGAAGAGGGAAAGCTCCAGCTCCAGCCGCACCAGGATGTGGAGGTTATAGGTGACCTCGTCCGCCTCCACCCGGATGAGGGAGGGCTCCACGGCGTTGATGGCCCGGTGGAAATCCTCCAGGGCCACGCCCTGTAGGCTTGGGAAAACCTCCTGGGCCCGGGGGAAGAACCGCTCCCAAAAGCCCAAGGACCGGCCCACCAGGTTCTCCCAGGTGCGGCTTTGCGACTCGTGAACCCCCAAGGAGACCGCCTCCCCCCTTGGGGTCCCCCAGTGCTCCTTGGGCAAGCCCTGCTCGTAGAGGGCGTGGCCCATCTCGTGCAGGGTGCCGAAGATGCCGGCGTTGAAGAAGTCCTCAAAGTAGCGGGTGGTGATGCGCACATCCCCGGGGCCGATGGAGATCTCAAAGGGGTGGGCGGTGGGGTCCAGGCGGCCCGCCTCCAGGTCATAGCCGCAGGCGGCCAGGAGCTCGAGGGCAAAGGCCCTCTGGGCCTCCTTGGGATAGTGCCGGTGAAGGATGCCCGTATCGGGCCTACTGCCACTTCCCAAAATGCGGTCCAGAAGCCCCTGAAGCCCTGCCCTAAGCCCAGCAAAAAGCCCCTCCAACTCCCGGGCCCGCATCCCCGGCTCATACCCGTCTAAAAGGGCATCGTACACCTCCCCATAGGGCGCATCCCCTGGGGCGAGGGGAAGGCCATAGAGGATCTCCGCCTTCTCCTTGGTGAGGGCAAACACCCGGCGCAAATAGGGTAAAAACCCCTGCCAGTCGTTCCTGGGCCGGGCCTCCTCCCAGTAGCTTTCCGCCTCGCTTTGCGCCAGGGCCAGCTCCACCGCTAGCCTTTCGGGGATGGCCCGGGCGCGCTCGTAGGCCTGCCGCCACTCCCTTACGTTCACCGCGGCATCGGAATGGGGGTCCTGCACCAGGGGAGAACCCTCCACCGCCGCAAGCCAGTCCCCGATCCGGGGGTCGGTGGCCCGCCCGTGGAGGAGCCGAGCCAAGGCCGCCATCTGCCTCGCCCGGTGTTCATGCCCCTTCTTGGGGATCATGGTGCGCTGGTCCCAAGCCGCCAGGGCCCCCAAGGAGGCCAGGTAGGCGGTTTCCCTTTGAAACTCCAAAAGCTCCCGATAAGCGGTTTCCGGCGTCACGGAAGCATCATACCCCCCATGGTGTTAAAGGCCCGTGAAACCCCGGTGGAACCCAGGCCTGGCCCTCATAGTAAAGCCTTGCTTATTTGTGGGGGCGGTATGTTAAGATAAACTTATGATGAGGTTAGCCCTGACCCTGGGAATAGGATTTCTGGCCGTATGGCTCTTCGCCCTTGGCGGGGCCTGGTCCTTGCTGGGGGTGCTCCTCTTCTTCCTCCTGGCCCTGCTCTTGGACGATGCCGACCAGCCCCGCAAGCCCGAAGACCTCCCCGGCCAGGCCTGAAGGAAGCGGCGCCCTTAGCCCGGGGTCTGGGTTCCGGCTTTACAATGCCTCCATGTGGCTCCTTTTTTCCCTGCTCCTTGGTCTGGTGGTGGGCTCCTTCCTGAACGTGGTCATCCACCGACTGCCCAAGGGGGAGTCCATCGTCTTCCCACCCTCCCATTGCCCCGCCTGCGGGCACCGCCTGGCCCCCAAGGACTTGGTCCCCGTGCTCTCCTACCTGGCCCTTAGGGGGCGGTGCCGTTACTGCTCAAGCCCCATAAGCCCCCGCTACCCCCTGGTGGAGGCCCTCACGGGCCTCCTCTTTGCCCTGGCCGCCTTCTTCTACCCCCCCTCGCCCCAGGCCTTCTTGACCTTTGCCTTCCTGGCCCTTCTGGTGGCCCTTTCCTTCATAGACCTGGACACCTATGAGCTTCCCGATAGCCTCACCTATGGCCTCCTCTTCCTGGGTCTCCTCTCTGCCTACCTCCTCTCCTTTCCCCGCCCCTTTTCCCAAGCCTTGGATGGAAGCCTCCTCGCCGCTGGAGTATTGGGGTTGGTGGCGGGGTACGGGGCCTTTTTCCTGAGGCGTTTCCGGGAAGGAAAGGCCGAGGTCCCCGTGGGGCCCCATCAGGTGCACATGGCCGCCCTTTTTGGCGCCCTCTTGGGCCCCGGGATGGGCATGGCCCTGGCCTTCCTCACCTGGGCCCTTTCGGGGCGTACGGGAAGGCCTGTGGTACTTCCCGACCGGATCACCCTTCCCCTTCTACCCCTGGCCTGGATCCTAGCCCCTTACCTGGGGGCCGACCCTCTTAGCCCCTTGAAAGGCTCCCTTTTGAGCGCAGGAGGGCTGGCGCTGGCAGGGGGGCTTTACTGGGCTTTTAGACCCCAAGAGGCTCAAAAGGAGGGAGAAGAGGAACAGGAGGAACCCGTGGCCATGGGCTATGGGGATGTGAAGCTCCTGGGGGCCCTTGGGGCCTGGCTTGGGCCCTATAGCCTGCTGGCCCTGTTCCTGGGGGTGCTGGCCGGGGCCTTCTTTGGCCTCACCCTCCGGCAACGGAAAATCCCCTTCGGCCCTTACCTGGCCCTAGGGGGCATAGTGGCCTTCTTCTTCGGGGAGGCCTTGTGGCGGGCCTATCTGGCCTGGCTGGGGCTATAGTTAGGAGGATGTCCTTAGACCTCTTTCCCATCCTGGCGCAAAGGCGGAGCGTGCGCCGGTTTAAGCCCTTGCCCATCCCAGAAGAAGACCTGGAAAAGCTCCTCTTCGCCCTGCAACGGGCCCCCACCGACGCCAGCGCCCAGCTCTATAGCGCCATCCGGATCACGGACCCCGGGCTCAGGGAAAGGGTGGCCCAGCTTTCCGGAAACCAGGAGCACATCCGCCAGGCAGCGGAGTTCTTCGTTTTCCTGGCGGACATCCATCGCTTGGAAAGGCTTCTCGCCCACCGGGGAGAAAGGATGGCCCTCTGGCCCAAAACTGCCCTACACTTTGCCCTTTTGGACGCTGGGCTCGCCGCCGCCTACCTGGCCCTCACCGCCGAGGCCTTGGGTTACGGGGTCTGCTTCATTGGGGGGGTGCTGAACGGGGTGGAGGAGCTTTTGGACCTCCTGGGGCTTCCCCCGGGGGTCATCCCCGCGGTGGGCCTGGCGGTGGGGGTGCCGGACGAGGCAGGCCCCCCCAGGCCCAGGTTGCCAAGGGGCCTGGTGGTGCACGAGAACCGGTACCGCTCCTATGGGCCCCAGGACCTCGAGGCCGCCTTCCAGGCCATGGCCCCCTATAGCCGGGTGGGGGACTGGGGAAGGGTCCTAAGGCGCTACTTCGCCCAGGGAGGCACGATGGAGGAACGGGAAAGGCCCTATGGCCGGGCCCTGGCCCGCCAGGGCCTGGACCCCGACCTTCCCCCCGGTACCCCCTTCTATTCCCTGGGCGCCCTTCTGGGGGAGGCTTTGGAGGAAGCCCGGGCCGTCCTCTTCCGCAAGGGGGAGGCCTGGCTGGAGCGGGAAACCGAAGCCTTCCGGGGGGAAGGAGGCCCCGGGGAAGCCCTCGTAACCGCCCTAAAGAAGGCCCGGGGGGAGGTGAAGGACTGGCCTTAGGAAGGCTATTTCCTGGCCTCCTGCGCCACCCGCCGGGCACCCCGGTAGGCCTTCCGGTAGAAGGGGGCCTCGAGGCTCTCGATCACCACCCGGCTCCCGTAGCTGCTGGCGTGGGCGAAAACCCCCCGGCCCAGGTAGATGCCCACGTGGTCAATATCCCTGCCGCCAAAGCTAAAGAAGACCAGGTCCCCTGGGCGCAGGGTATCGGCGGGGGGCAGGGCGCGGTACTGCTCCCGGGAGGTTCGGGGCAGAGCCACGCCCAGCTCGGCGAACACCTGGGCCACGAAGGCGGAGCAGTCCAAGGCGGTGGGGGAGTTGGCCCCGTATTTGTAGGGAAGGCCCAGGTAGCGGAGGACCACCTTGAGGAGGGGACTTTCGGGATCGTAGTCCTCGGAAGGAAGGGATTCTTCTGGGCCAGGGGTGGGGCCTCGAGGGGGAGGCGCTGGGGCGCCGTTTTCCCTGGGCTCAGCCGGATAGCCCCCTTGGGGTTGGCCCTCCGCCTCCTTTCCCCCCTGGTCCTGGGGAGCCGGGATCCTTAGCACCTGGCCCACCTTGAGGCTCGAGGCGGCCAGGCCGTTTAAGGCCATGAGGGCCTCCACCGTGGTCCCGTAGCGTCGGGCCAGGGAGAAAAGGGTGTCCCCAGGGGCCACCACATGGGTCCCCTCCGCCTTCCCGGGAATCTTGAGCACCTGGCCGGGCTGGATCA from Thermus caldifontis encodes the following:
- a CDS encoding C40 family peptidase: MRAFALAVLLAWTLGQVNPQGATLSHTVAPGDTLFSIARRYGTTVEELMRLNGLENFLIQPGQVLKIPGKAEGTHVVAPGDTLFSLARRYGTTVEALMALNGLAASSLKVGQVLRIPAPQDQGGKEAEGQPQGGYPAEPRENGAPAPPPRGPTPGPEESLPSEDYDPESPLLKVVLRYLGLPYKYGANSPTALDCSAFVAQVFAELGVALPRTSREQYRALPPADTLRPGDLVFFSFGGRDIDHVGIYLGRGVFAHASSYGSRVVIESLEAPFYRKAYRGARRVAQEARK
- a CDS encoding carboxypeptidase M32, encoding MTPETAYRELLEFQRETAYLASLGALAAWDQRTMIPKKGHEHRARQMAALARLLHGRATDPRIGDWLAAVEGSPLVQDPHSDAAVNVREWRQAYERARAIPERLAVELALAQSEAESYWEEARPRNDWQGFLPYLRRVFALTKEKAEILYGLPLAPGDAPYGEVYDALLDGYEPGMRARELEGLFAGLRAGLQGLLDRILGSGSRPDTGILHRHYPKEAQRAFALELLAACGYDLEAGRLDPTAHPFEISIGPGDVRITTRYFEDFFNAGIFGTLHEMGHALYEQGLPKEHWGTPRGEAVSLGVHESQSRTWENLVGRSLGFWERFFPRAQEVFPSLQGVALEDFHRAINAVEPSLIRVEADEVTYNLHILVRLELELSLFRGELALEDLPGAWAERYRAYLGVAPKDYKDGVMQDVHWSGGLFGYFPTYTLGNLYAAQFFQKAKEELGDLEAQFRRGEFRTFLDWTRKEIHAEGSRFRPKDLVERVTGAPPSAGPFLAYLEAKYRALYGL
- a CDS encoding prepilin peptidase, whose translation is MWLLFSLLLGLVVGSFLNVVIHRLPKGESIVFPPSHCPACGHRLAPKDLVPVLSYLALRGRCRYCSSPISPRYPLVEALTGLLFALAAFFYPPSPQAFLTFAFLALLVALSFIDLDTYELPDSLTYGLLFLGLLSAYLLSFPRPFSQALDGSLLAAGVLGLVAGYGAFFLRRFREGKAEVPVGPHQVHMAALFGALLGPGMGMALAFLTWALSGRTGRPVVLPDRITLPLLPLAWILAPYLGADPLSPLKGSLLSAGGLALAGGLYWAFRPQEAQKEGEEEQEEPVAMGYGDVKLLGALGAWLGPYSLLALFLGVLAGAFFGLTLRQRKIPFGPYLALGGIVAFFFGEALWRAYLAWLGL
- a CDS encoding nitroreductase family protein, which translates into the protein MSLDLFPILAQRRSVRRFKPLPIPEEDLEKLLFALQRAPTDASAQLYSAIRITDPGLRERVAQLSGNQEHIRQAAEFFVFLADIHRLERLLAHRGERMALWPKTALHFALLDAGLAAAYLALTAEALGYGVCFIGGVLNGVEELLDLLGLPPGVIPAVGLAVGVPDEAGPPRPRLPRGLVVHENRYRSYGPQDLEAAFQAMAPYSRVGDWGRVLRRYFAQGGTMEERERPYGRALARQGLDPDLPPGTPFYSLGALLGEALEEARAVLFRKGEAWLERETEAFRGEGGPGEALVTALKKARGEVKDWP